A single genomic interval of Chrysemys picta bellii isolate R12L10 chromosome 8, ASM1138683v2, whole genome shotgun sequence harbors:
- the LOC101954142 gene encoding LOW QUALITY PROTEIN: protein FAM200A-like (The sequence of the model RefSeq protein was modified relative to this genomic sequence to represent the inferred CDS: inserted 7 bases in 5 codons) encodes IRKQWELNLSGQVLSRSTTLNDKAQLATYLVSYHVAKAKMAQTVAEKVILPASVDMVWTIFVEKSAEKLKGIPLSDNTVSQRIHDIAENLEAQLVVWLQSVGDFAIQLDESTVILDCAMLLVYARYVWQDDFKEDLLCCLTLPTNTMGAQIFDALNDCIVGKYKLEWDNXKGITSDGAANMTGKNRXVVKKICEAAGNDVVWNRFIHREALASRSILSDLMAVLNEAIKIVNFIKGSLLNSRLLEVLCSDMGAEHMHLLFHTEVRWLSGGRVLPRVYKLMKEIHVFLVVKVSNLATLFDDDSWLIKLSYLADIFSILNELNLLKLQRRCNDWFLHCVIXKSLALWQARLKSNQPSYYIFPTLLQHIEENTTSEEKVNEMKTIIQLHLAAPSDSFSCNFPIKDFEYLNEKCWVKDPFAFKNXEATMELNLTPLQENELLHLTCDNTLKTRHKSINLSSFXKENPLLSKVSVLLLLPFTTTYMCEVGFSTMTRLKTKEGNRLNSGSDIRVALSSCDSDWNEIMMNKQAH; translated from the exons ATAAGGAAGCAATGGGAACTTAACTTATCAGGTCAGGTTCTCAGCAGGTCAACCACCTTGAATGATAAAGCACAACTGGCAACATATTTGGTTTCATATCATGTGGCAAAAGCGAAAATGGCCCAGACAGTTGCTGAAAAAGTTATTCTTCCAGCATCTGTGGATATGGTGTGGACAATTTTTGTGGAGAAGTCTGCTGAAAAATTGAAAGGTATTCCTCTCAGTGATAACACAGTGTCTCAGCGAATACATGATATTGCAGAGAATTTGGAAGCTCAACTTGTAGTGTGGTTACAGTCAGTCGGGGATTTTGCTATACAACTTGACGAAAGTACTGTTATTTTGGATTGCGCAATGCTGTTAGTTTATGCGAGGTACGTATGGCAAGATGATTTTAAGGAGGATTTGCTGTGTTGTCTGACCCTACCAACAAATACAATGGGGGCACAGATATTTGACGCACTGAATGACTGCATAGTTGGAAAATACAAACTGGAATGGGATA TGAAAGGAATAACAAGTGACGGTGCAGCAAATATGACTGGAAAGAACAG AGTTGTGAAAAAAATCTGCGAGGCAGCTGGCAATGACGTTGTTTGGAATCGTTTCATTCACCGCGAAGCTTTGGCGTCCAGGAGTATTCTTTCTGATCTTATGGCAGTACTGAATGAAGCAATCAAAATCGTAAACTTCATTAAAGGGAGCTTACTTAACAGCAGGCTTTTAGAAGTGCTATGCTCAGACATGGGAGCAGAACACATGCATTTACTGTTTCACACTGAAGTAAGgtggctgtcagggggcagagtGCTTCCCAGGGTGTACAAACTCATGAAAGAGATTCATGTTTTTTTGGTGGTGAAAGTGTCTAACCTGGCAACTTTGTTTGATGATGACAGTTGGTTAATAAAGTTGTCATATCTTGCTGACATTTTCTCAATTTTAAATGAACTAAACTTACTAAAGTTACAAAGAAGATGCAATGATTGGTTTCTACATTGTGTAA AAAAGTCATTGGCACTGTGGCAAGCACGTCTGAAAAGTAATCAGCCCAGCTACTACATTTTCCCAACACTGTTACAACACATTGAGGAGAACACCACCAGTGAGGAAAAAGTGAATGAAATGAAAACTATTATACAGTTGCATCTCGCTGCTCCATCTGATAGTTTTAGTTGCAATTTCCCAATAAAGGACTTTGAATATTTGAATGAAAAATGCTGGGTGAAAGATCCTTTTGCTTTCAAAAA TGAGGCAACAATGGAGCTAAATCTGACACCTTTGCAAGAGAATGAACTGCTGCATCTCACCTGTGATAACACTCTGAAAACACGGCACAAGTCAATAAACTTGTCATCAT CCAAAGAAAATCCACTGCTAAGTAAAGtaagtgtgctcttgttgctgcCTTTCACAACAACCTACATGTGTGAAGTGGGATTTTCAACTATGACAAGACTGAAAACCAAAGAAGGGAACCGACTGAACAGTGGATCTGATATTCGGGTAGCCCTTTCATCCTGTGATTCTGATTGGAACGAGATCATGATGAACAAACAGGCCCACTAG